A single Syntrophorhabdaceae bacterium DNA region contains:
- a CDS encoding MBL fold metallo-hydrolase produces MPKITDGIHFIQGQDEFIPDSHVYILGDPATKDLSMIDVGLTGKGSYKIESLKKLGIEPSHIKRIIMTHTHLDHIGCFTEIKKEIPGAELWVHALEGELLEKGQDEAVYGMAEFKGMCQMQYGLKPGAFTFKVDRKLQGGETLEIGGMSWEVIHIPGHSMGG; encoded by the coding sequence ATGCCAAAGATTACAGACGGTATCCACTTCATCCAGGGACAGGATGAGTTTATTCCCGATTCCCATGTCTATATATTGGGCGATCCGGCAACGAAAGATCTTTCCATGATCGACGTGGGGCTTACGGGAAAGGGAAGCTATAAGATAGAGTCGCTCAAGAAGCTTGGAATCGAGCCCTCCCACATAAAAAGAATCATCATGACCCATACCCACCTGGACCACATAGGCTGCTTCACGGAGATCAAGAAGGAGATTCCCGGCGCGGAGCTGTGGGTTCACGCCCTCGAAGGAGAGCTCCTGGAGAAGGGGCAGGACGAGGCGGTGTACGGCATGGCGGAGTTTAAGGGCATGTGCCAGATGCAGTACGGCCTGAAGCCGGGGGCATTCACATTTAAGGTGGACCGGAAGCTTCAGGGCGGAGAGACACTCGAGATCGGGGGCATGTCATGGGAGGTCATCCATATCCCCGGCCATTCGATGGGGGGCA
- a CDS encoding MotA/TolQ/ExbB proton channel family protein, with protein MDMYTNGVFGLVASAGTMAKVIIGILLLFSILSWTIMLVKMRQFGKTEREGKRFLSAAKETDSFRRLLGMYRDNPDNPFYRLMVVTYKEITAKQKENPRLEAETVPLIENVLRITISEETETLERRLSFLATTANTAPFIGLFGTVWGIMDSFREIGVRGTTSLAVVAPGISEALIATAIGLATAIPAVLAYNYFNSRLKRIVAKMENASMYLLNILEK; from the coding sequence ATGGACATGTATACAAATGGTGTATTCGGTCTCGTCGCTTCGGCAGGGACCATGGCAAAGGTTATAATAGGGATTCTCTTACTCTTTTCCATTCTCTCCTGGACGATTATGCTCGTAAAAATGCGCCAGTTCGGGAAAACCGAGAGGGAAGGCAAGAGGTTTCTTTCGGCGGCAAAGGAGACGGACTCTTTCAGGAGGCTCCTCGGCATGTACCGGGATAACCCGGATAATCCTTTCTACCGGCTCATGGTGGTGACTTACAAAGAGATCACGGCAAAGCAGAAAGAGAACCCCCGGCTTGAAGCGGAGACGGTGCCCCTCATCGAGAATGTCCTGAGGATCACGATCTCCGAGGAGACGGAGACCCTCGAGCGGCGTCTCTCCTTCCTCGCCACTACCGCCAACACCGCGCCTTTTATCGGGCTTTTCGGCACGGTATGGGGCATTATGGATTCTTTCAGGGAGATAGGAGTGCGGGGGACCACAAGCCTCGCGGTCGTCGCCCCGGGCATCAGCGAAGCCCTTATCGCGACGGCGATCGGCCTTGCCACCGCCATCCCCGCGGTCCTCGCGTATAACTACTTCAACAGCAGGCTCAAGAGGATCGTGGCGAAAATGGAAAATGCTTCCATGTATCTCCTCAATATCCTCGAAAAATGA
- a CDS encoding biopolymer transporter ExbD, which translates to MKTSRDSKGPLSEINVVPLVDVMLVLLIIFMITAPMMQHGMNIDIPKVTTKPMATKDEPQILNVTKEQRLILNEKKLEVKDLKAAVELLFANKKDKEIYLRADKDVPYGFVVKCMGTIREAGIEKINIVTKPLEEQ; encoded by the coding sequence ATGAAGACTTCCCGCGATTCGAAAGGACCCCTTTCAGAGATAAACGTGGTGCCCCTCGTGGACGTCATGCTCGTCCTCCTCATTATCTTCATGATCACTGCGCCCATGATGCAGCATGGCATGAACATCGATATCCCCAAGGTGACGACCAAGCCCATGGCCACCAAGGATGAACCCCAGATATTGAACGTGACAAAAGAGCAGAGGCTTATCCTTAACGAGAAGAAGCTCGAGGTAAAAGACCTGAAGGCCGCCGTGGAGCTTCTCTTCGCGAATAAGAAGGACAAGGAGATATACTTGAGGGCGGACAAGGACGTGCCTTACGGGTTCGTGGTGAAGTGCATGGGCACTATCCGGGAAGCGGGAATCGAGAAGATCAATATCGTGACGAAACCGCTCGAAGAGCAATGA
- a CDS encoding TonB family protein, whose product MSESTWLKWCIVSVLLHLAAFIVFSVQLPKSTRKINFSSYSVSLVGDMGGGPKTTGDMGAAKGAPVPLREPAKPEKKAEAKRPAKEKLVKPKPVRPEKNEVSISKKKVPLKEPPKQVKKEKTTASKDDLKDLKERLDQIKKRTSYVDISRGDGAGSRGAGTPGLPFSGEGTGRPLDLATQKYYMDIRDKITAAWRMPGSGLKKLVTEVTITIRKDGKLVEWNVDKASGSRVFDESVTRALRAAEPYPPIPPSLSLDSIEIPFRFRPEDMS is encoded by the coding sequence ATGAGTGAATCGACCTGGCTGAAATGGTGCATTGTATCCGTCCTTCTGCACCTCGCGGCCTTCATCGTCTTCAGTGTCCAGCTCCCCAAGTCAACGAGAAAGATCAATTTTTCGTCTTATTCGGTGAGTCTCGTAGGGGACATGGGGGGAGGACCGAAGACCACGGGGGACATGGGGGCTGCAAAAGGCGCGCCGGTCCCTCTCAGGGAGCCTGCCAAGCCTGAAAAGAAGGCGGAAGCCAAAAGACCTGCCAAAGAAAAGCTGGTAAAACCCAAACCCGTGAGGCCCGAGAAGAACGAAGTCTCCATCTCGAAAAAGAAGGTCCCCCTCAAAGAGCCCCCGAAACAGGTGAAAAAAGAGAAGACAACCGCTTCAAAGGACGACCTGAAAGACCTCAAGGAACGACTCGACCAGATTAAGAAAAGGACCAGCTACGTCGACATATCGAGAGGCGATGGCGCAGGCTCGCGGGGCGCGGGCACACCGGGGCTGCCTTTTTCAGGGGAGGGAACTGGAAGACCCCTCGATCTGGCCACCCAAAAATATTATATGGACATAAGGGACAAGATCACCGCAGCATGGCGCATGCCCGGCTCGGGTCTCAAGAAGCTGGTAACCGAAGTGACGATCACGATACGCAAGGACGGGAAGCTTGTAGAATGGAATGTGGACAAAGCCTCGGGGAGCAGGGTCTTCGACGAATCGGTGACGCGCGCCCTCAGGGCAGCGGAGCCCTATCCCCCCATACCGCCGTCACTCAGTCTTGACTCGATCGAAATCCCCTTCAGGTTCCGTCCCGAGGATATGTCTTGA
- a CDS encoding undecaprenyl-diphosphate phosphatase, with amino-acid sequence MTFLQGVALGALQGITEFLPVSSSAHLILVPWLFKMQDGEVQKLTFDVFLHFGTLIAIFCVYGRRFMVMVVEGFLDMGSGKWRTTLLTKICFATIPAALFGFAGKSFIEAHLRNPAVTIYALVAVSLLMLIAERLPRNKKDISLAFAFIVGLAQACALVPGVSRSGITIAMAMILGLKREKAIDFSFLLAIPVILGATLHEALHFRFDASNELLLIYGSGAASALLFGIISLTFLVRFLRSHSLDLFSYYRILLAVFLFFLLY; translated from the coding sequence TTGACCTTCCTGCAAGGCGTCGCACTCGGGGCGCTGCAGGGAATCACCGAGTTCCTTCCCGTCAGCAGCTCTGCCCACCTTATTCTCGTGCCATGGCTTTTCAAAATGCAGGACGGAGAGGTCCAGAAGCTCACCTTTGACGTCTTCCTCCACTTCGGGACCTTGATCGCGATCTTCTGTGTCTACGGCAGGCGGTTTATGGTCATGGTCGTGGAGGGGTTCCTCGATATGGGGAGCGGAAAGTGGAGGACCACCCTGCTCACGAAGATATGCTTCGCGACGATCCCTGCGGCACTCTTCGGTTTTGCGGGAAAATCGTTCATAGAGGCCCACCTGAGAAATCCCGCGGTGACCATCTATGCCCTCGTTGCGGTTTCGCTCCTCATGCTCATTGCCGAGAGGCTTCCTCGAAATAAAAAGGATATCTCCCTTGCCTTCGCCTTCATCGTGGGCCTTGCCCAGGCCTGCGCCCTGGTCCCCGGCGTCTCCCGGAGCGGCATCACCATCGCCATGGCCATGATCCTGGGATTAAAAAGGGAGAAGGCAATCGATTTCTCCTTCCTCCTCGCCATACCCGTCATCCTCGGGGCAACACTCCACGAGGCATTACATTTCCGGTTTGACGCGAGCAATGAGCTGCTCCTCATTTATGGGTCGGGGGCCGCGTCCGCCCTCTTATTCGGGATTATAAGTCTTACTTTTCTGGTGAGGTTTCTCCGCAGCCACTCCCTTGACCTTTTTTCGTACTACAGGATCCTTCTTGCCGTGTTTCTCTTCTTTCTTCTTTACTAG
- a CDS encoding TVP38/TMEM64 family protein produces the protein MFKHSIVSSKGVSIFLRVLLYLFLTALIVMILYTYHEGGWRDIADFYRYFLNPKRLRLFIASFGHYAAVVFVLLQALQVVFAPIPGEVTGFVGGFLFGNVMGGVLSTIGLTLGSVLAFMIARVFGLRIVERVVKKAYIHKFNDFVTHKGLYISYILFLIPGFPKDSLCYLLGLTHMKFLDFFLMALLGRLPGTIILTFQGTAVKDAHYTAFIILLIGSAVLTVLLYFGRNKIIHFFTHIAHKLKLVKKKEEKHGKKDPVVRKKVKGVAAEKPHQKSKTYNPE, from the coding sequence TTGTTTAAACATTCCATAGTCAGCTCGAAAGGGGTCTCCATATTCTTGAGGGTCCTCCTCTATCTCTTCCTCACGGCCCTTATCGTGATGATCCTCTATACCTATCACGAGGGCGGGTGGAGAGATATTGCAGATTTCTACCGCTATTTTCTCAATCCCAAGAGGCTCCGGCTCTTCATAGCCTCCTTCGGCCATTACGCCGCGGTGGTCTTCGTCCTGCTCCAGGCGCTCCAGGTCGTCTTCGCTCCCATACCCGGAGAGGTGACCGGTTTCGTGGGAGGATTTCTTTTCGGCAATGTGATGGGCGGGGTGCTCTCCACCATAGGGCTCACCCTGGGCTCGGTACTCGCCTTCATGATTGCCCGCGTTTTCGGACTCAGGATCGTGGAGAGGGTAGTCAAAAAGGCGTATATCCACAAATTCAATGATTTCGTGACCCACAAGGGGCTCTACATCAGCTACATCCTCTTCCTCATACCGGGTTTTCCCAAGGATTCCCTCTGTTACCTCCTGGGGCTCACCCACATGAAATTTCTCGATTTCTTCCTGATGGCCCTTCTGGGCAGACTTCCGGGCACCATCATACTTACCTTTCAGGGTACGGCGGTCAAGGACGCCCATTATACGGCATTTATCATCCTCCTGATCGGCAGTGCCGTGCTCACGGTGCTCCTCTATTTCGGCAGGAACAAGATCATACACTTCTTTACCCATATCGCCCACAAGCTCAAGCTAGTAAAGAAGAAAGAAGAGAAACACGGCAAGAAGGATCCTGTAGTACGAAAAAAGGTCAAGGGAGTGGCTGCGGAGAAACCTCACCAGAAAAGTAAGACTTATAATCCCGAATAA
- the uppS gene encoding polyprenyl diphosphate synthase, producing MPLKKLLYFSYGKVLEREIKRGPLPTHIGLILDGNRRYAREMGFDDVTWGHKEGAKKLDEVLKWCVELDIKVVTIWVFSTDNSLRDKEEIEGLLKVIESKIDELSNNPIITNLGFRIRVLGNLELLPEGLKGAIRACEEKTKGHDSRSLNIAVGYGGREEIVEAVRKAIVAKGALAVAELPESITVDDITSHLYTCGLPDPDLIIRTSGEVRLSGFLLWQSVYSEFYFCDAFWPVFRKIDFLRAIRSYQQRSRRFGK from the coding sequence GTGCCCTTAAAAAAACTGTTATATTTTTCCTACGGGAAAGTCCTCGAAAGGGAGATCAAAAGGGGACCCCTTCCCACCCATATAGGCCTCATCCTCGACGGCAACAGGAGATATGCCCGTGAGATGGGTTTCGACGACGTCACTTGGGGCCACAAGGAAGGGGCAAAAAAGCTGGACGAAGTGCTCAAGTGGTGCGTGGAGCTCGATATAAAAGTCGTTACCATCTGGGTCTTCTCCACGGATAACAGCTTAAGAGATAAAGAGGAGATAGAAGGTCTTCTCAAAGTGATAGAGAGCAAGATAGACGAGCTCTCGAACAATCCCATAATCACGAACCTCGGCTTCAGGATAAGGGTGCTCGGTAATCTGGAGCTCCTTCCCGAGGGGCTCAAGGGAGCGATCAGGGCTTGCGAGGAGAAGACGAAAGGGCATGACAGCCGGTCCCTCAATATTGCGGTGGGGTATGGAGGGAGGGAAGAGATCGTCGAGGCGGTGAGAAAGGCCATTGTCGCGAAAGGGGCCTTAGCCGTCGCCGAACTGCCGGAAAGTATTACGGTAGATGATATTACAAGCCATCTTTACACCTGCGGCCTTCCGGACCCCGACCTCATTATCAGGACGAGCGGCGAGGTCCGCTTGAGCGGCTTTCTCCTGTGGCAGAGTGTGTACAGCGAATTCTATTTCTGCGACGCCTTCTGGCCCGTATTCAGGAAGATAGATTTCCTGAGGGCCATCAGGAGTTATCAGCAGAGGAGCCGGAGATTCGGAAAATAG
- a CDS encoding VWA domain-containing protein produces MFTDFYYTLRRKGVPVSVTEWVSFIEALYEGHFQASLNHLYYVGRAFLVKSEAYYDQFDLAFQEYFGGIKTDDVDLSKVMEWLENPLNNLPKLTMEEIHEMQMRMEEFKKTHDMEEMMRQFRERLAEQKERHDGGGKWIGTGGRSPFGAYGTHPGGIRVGGESWSQSAAKVAEERRFKNYRNDIILDVRQTKVALKKLRELKREGSEEELDIEETIDKTAKEGGEIELVFNRSRQNSVRIILLMDTGGSMLPYTELCERLFSAASQMEHFKEFKYFFFHNCVYQDIYEDIANYKRISTEKFLSNFDKRYKLVFVGDARMAFSELFDVNGCIDYFSTNETPGIEWLLKLREHFPHSVWLNPTHRNYWGHYTVDSIRKIFPMHELTVDGLKDAIKSLTSRVKRPVNN; encoded by the coding sequence ATGTTTACTGATTTTTATTATACATTGCGAAGGAAAGGTGTACCCGTCTCCGTGACCGAGTGGGTCTCCTTTATCGAGGCCCTCTATGAAGGCCATTTTCAGGCGAGCCTGAACCACCTCTACTACGTGGGCCGCGCCTTTCTCGTGAAGAGCGAGGCCTATTACGACCAGTTCGATCTCGCCTTTCAGGAATATTTCGGCGGCATAAAGACGGACGATGTGGACCTCTCCAAGGTCATGGAGTGGCTCGAGAACCCCCTCAACAATCTTCCCAAGCTTACGATGGAAGAGATCCATGAAATGCAGATGAGGATGGAGGAGTTCAAGAAGACCCACGACATGGAAGAGATGATGAGGCAATTCAGGGAGAGGCTCGCCGAGCAGAAGGAGAGGCATGACGGCGGCGGCAAATGGATCGGCACCGGCGGTCGTTCGCCCTTCGGCGCCTACGGGACCCATCCCGGCGGCATCAGGGTAGGGGGCGAGTCGTGGAGCCAGTCGGCGGCGAAAGTCGCGGAAGAGAGACGGTTCAAGAATTACCGGAACGACATCATCCTCGACGTGAGACAGACCAAGGTGGCCCTGAAAAAGCTGCGCGAGCTGAAGCGTGAAGGGTCCGAGGAAGAGCTGGACATCGAGGAGACCATTGACAAGACCGCCAAGGAAGGCGGCGAGATAGAGCTTGTCTTCAACCGCTCCCGGCAGAATTCGGTCCGCATCATTCTCCTTATGGATACGGGCGGCTCCATGCTCCCCTACACGGAGCTTTGCGAGAGGCTTTTCTCGGCTGCGTCCCAGATGGAGCATTTCAAGGAGTTCAAATATTTCTTCTTCCACAACTGCGTCTACCAGGATATTTACGAGGATATCGCCAATTACAAGCGCATTTCGACGGAGAAGTTCCTCTCCAACTTCGACAAGAGATATAAGCTCGTCTTCGTAGGAGACGCGAGAATGGCCTTTTCGGAGCTTTTCGACGTGAACGGCTGCATCGACTATTTCTCCACCAACGAGACGCCGGGCATCGAATGGCTCCTTAAACTGAGGGAGCATTTCCCCCATTCCGTCTGGCTCAACCCGACTCACAGGAACTACTGGGGCCACTATACGGTCGACAGCATCAGGAAGATCTTCCCCATGCACGAGCTTACGGTTGACGGGTTGAAAGATGCCATAAAGTCATTGACGTCACGGGTGAAGCGGCCGGTCAACAATTAG
- a CDS encoding MoxR family ATPase, translating to MSTTAQGYKGSEDYIASKPLMEIVNVAIALGKPLVIKGEPGTGKTLLAHSISRALNMKLNIWNVKSSTKAKDGLYVYDTVQRLNDARFKDKDITDIRQYIKMGKLGQAFKADEKVVLLIDEVDKADVEFPNDLLNELDEMSFHIPELDEEVHAKHRPVVIITSNSEKELPDAFLRRCIFHYIEFPDQEMMEKIVKVHYPDIEAKLMREALKKFYWIREVDGLRKKPSTSELIDWIKALAIGGISVDRISSEIPFLGTILKNELDTERFVRTSSGQGGMGFKRRY from the coding sequence ATGAGTACTACTGCTCAAGGTTATAAGGGGAGCGAAGATTATATCGCATCCAAACCACTTATGGAGATCGTAAACGTTGCCATCGCATTGGGGAAACCCCTTGTTATCAAAGGTGAGCCGGGCACCGGCAAGACCCTTCTCGCCCATAGTATTTCGCGGGCGCTCAATATGAAGCTCAACATCTGGAACGTCAAGTCCTCGACCAAGGCGAAAGACGGCCTTTACGTCTATGATACGGTCCAGAGACTCAATGATGCGCGGTTCAAGGATAAGGACATCACCGACATCAGGCAGTACATCAAAATGGGAAAGCTCGGCCAGGCATTCAAGGCCGACGAGAAGGTGGTCCTTCTTATCGATGAAGTGGACAAGGCGGACGTGGAATTCCCGAACGACCTCCTGAACGAGCTCGATGAGATGTCCTTCCATATCCCGGAGCTTGACGAGGAAGTCCATGCAAAGCACCGTCCCGTGGTGATCATTACGAGCAATTCGGAAAAGGAGCTGCCCGATGCCTTCCTGAGAAGGTGCATATTCCACTACATCGAATTCCCCGACCAGGAGATGATGGAGAAGATCGTCAAGGTCCACTATCCCGATATCGAGGCGAAGCTCATGAGGGAGGCCTTAAAGAAGTTCTACTGGATCCGCGAAGTCGACGGGTTGAGGAAAAAGCCCTCCACCAGCGAGCTTATCGACTGGATCAAGGCCCTTGCCATCGGGGGCATAAGCGTCGACAGGATCTCCTCCGAGATACCTTTCCTCGGCACCATTCTCAAGAACGAGCTTGACACGGAGCGGTTCGTGAGGACCTCTTCGGGCCAGGGCGGAATGGGATTCAAGAGACGATATTAA
- a CDS encoding DUF2059 domain-containing protein, producing MKRLIIFVLCITAVTALTAMADDAAGRKQAAMELVEIMNGRAMRDEMVKAVDDMMEKQFEFAAADLSAEARKTMEALKKEYFDWLSESLSWEQMRTLFVDVYTEVFTEEEMKELNGFYRSPLGRKMLDKMPRLIEATMRKSREMVQKKLPEFNARLDALVSDVTAKYRVGK from the coding sequence ATGAAAAGATTGATAATATTCGTGCTCTGCATTACGGCCGTTACGGCCTTAACGGCGATGGCCGACGACGCGGCCGGCCGAAAGCAGGCGGCGATGGAGCTCGTTGAAATAATGAATGGCCGGGCCATGAGGGACGAGATGGTCAAAGCGGTCGATGATATGATGGAGAAGCAGTTCGAATTTGCAGCCGCGGATCTGTCGGCTGAAGCTCGTAAAACCATGGAGGCCCTGAAAAAAGAGTACTTTGACTGGCTTTCCGAGAGCCTGTCCTGGGAGCAGATGAGGACGTTGTTCGTCGACGTCTATACGGAGGTATTCACCGAGGAGGAGATGAAGGAGCTCAATGGATTCTACCGGTCCCCCCTGGGCAGGAAAATGCTCGATAAGATGCCCCGACTCATTGAGGCGACCATGCGGAAGAGCCGGGAGATGGTACAGAAAAAGCTTCCCGAGTTCAATGCGAGGCTCGATGCCCTGGTTTCTGACGTGACGGCAAAGTACAGGGTAGGGAAATAG
- a CDS encoding Rdx family protein — translation MRIVIEYCGSGDYRPHAFRAEAELKGAYPDSTIVRVESSGEIFEVKCDGMLVYSKQQVPGDRFPITGELTKLLGNKERARELEKERAKQGIED, via the coding sequence ATGAGGATAGTTATCGAATACTGCGGCTCCGGAGACTACCGGCCCCATGCTTTCCGTGCCGAAGCGGAACTGAAGGGAGCGTACCCCGATTCAACCATCGTTCGCGTCGAAAGCAGCGGCGAAATCTTCGAGGTAAAGTGCGACGGTATGCTTGTCTATTCGAAGCAGCAGGTCCCGGGAGACCGTTTCCCCATCACCGGGGAGCTCACGAAGCTCCTGGGGAACAAGGAAAGAGCAAGGGAATTGGAAAAGGAGAGGGCGAAGCAAGGGATAGAGGACTGA
- a CDS encoding ISNCY family transposase: MKEKTVILDEFCATTGYHRKYAIVLLRGFKRFTRPKPKKRGRRPLYGDDKILHALKRIWRAANLPCSKRLKVILPLWLPGYAKSFEPLPLDVIKALKRISPATIDRLLKPTRMKYRTHGRSTTKPGTLLRRHIPVKVNQWDETRPGFLEADTVAHCGETTAGIYVNTIDFVDIATGWTEQRAVWGKGERGVLEQIKDVEQFLPFPLLGFDCDNGSEFLNYHLVRHFEERIKPVAFTRSRAYHKDDNAHIEQKNWTHVRQWLGYERMDTIGVVPLLNDLYRTEWRLFHNFFCPSVKLISKERIGSKTIKHHDSPKTPYQRIMESPHIPDTVKESLTKELEGLNPFVLRKAMEAKLKKVFFLPAPG; this comes from the coding sequence ATGAAGGAGAAGACCGTCATTCTCGATGAGTTCTGCGCCACAACGGGTTATCACCGGAAATATGCGATTGTGCTTCTGAGGGGCTTTAAGCGATTTACCAGGCCCAAACCGAAGAAGAGAGGAAGAAGGCCCCTCTATGGAGACGACAAGATTCTCCATGCCTTAAAGCGGATATGGCGTGCTGCAAACCTCCCCTGCTCAAAGCGCTTAAAGGTGATCCTCCCTTTGTGGCTCCCCGGGTATGCAAAGTCCTTCGAACCTCTGCCCCTGGATGTTATCAAGGCATTGAAACGTATATCTCCTGCCACGATCGACAGGCTCTTAAAACCCACCCGCATGAAGTACAGAACACACGGGAGGTCGACCACGAAACCGGGAACGCTTCTGAGGAGGCACATACCGGTGAAGGTGAACCAGTGGGATGAGACAAGACCGGGATTTCTGGAGGCGGATACGGTGGCGCACTGCGGAGAGACTACCGCGGGGATATATGTGAATACCATAGACTTTGTTGACATCGCTACCGGCTGGACCGAGCAGCGGGCAGTGTGGGGCAAGGGGGAACGGGGCGTGCTGGAACAGATTAAGGATGTGGAGCAGTTTCTCCCTTTTCCCCTTTTGGGTTTCGATTGCGACAACGGATCTGAGTTTCTCAATTACCATCTCGTGAGACACTTCGAAGAGAGAATAAAGCCTGTCGCCTTTACCCGCTCGAGGGCCTACCATAAGGACGATAATGCGCATATTGAGCAGAAGAACTGGACCCATGTACGGCAATGGCTGGGATATGAAAGGATGGACACCATAGGCGTGGTGCCACTCCTCAACGATCTTTACCGAACCGAATGGCGGCTCTTTCATAACTTCTTCTGCCCTTCGGTAAAGCTCATATCGAAGGAAAGGATCGGCTCCAAGACCATAAAGCATCATGATTCTCCCAAGACCCCTTATCAGAGAATCATGGAGTCTCCTCATATCCCCGATACGGTCAAGGAATCACTTACTAAAGAGCTTGAAGGACTCAATCCATTTGTGCTACGTAAAGCAATGGAGGCGAAGCTGAAAAAGGTATTCTTCCTCCCCGCCCCCGGGTAA
- the mtgA gene encoding monofunctional biosynthetic peptidoglycan transglycosylase — translation MKKILLLLLVVIACGLAYYSFYPNISKLKKGNPGKTALMEIREAEWKAKGKKLVIRQKWVPLSRVSPFLVKAVLIGEDDKFWSHNGFDLDAIQKAVEKDLKAKKFKFGGSTISQQLVKNLYLSPSKNPLRKGKEAIITWRMERTLTKKRILELYLNTAEWGDGIFGAEAASQRYYGKPAAALTAEEASRLAASLPNPRKFKADGDSRYIENRSRIIYRIMVKRGIVIPEYEEVIGAPAEEAVQAEEQEGDTL, via the coding sequence GTGAAGAAAATACTTCTCCTCCTCCTCGTCGTCATTGCCTGCGGCCTCGCCTATTACAGTTTCTATCCGAATATTTCGAAGCTGAAGAAGGGAAACCCCGGAAAGACGGCCCTCATGGAGATAAGGGAGGCCGAGTGGAAGGCAAAGGGCAAGAAGCTCGTCATCCGGCAGAAGTGGGTACCCCTCTCACGGGTCTCCCCTTTCCTCGTCAAAGCGGTGCTCATAGGCGAAGACGACAAGTTCTGGTCCCACAACGGGTTTGACCTCGATGCCATACAAAAGGCCGTCGAGAAGGACCTGAAGGCGAAAAAGTTCAAGTTCGGGGGGAGCACGATCAGCCAGCAGCTCGTGAAGAACCTCTATCTCTCCCCTTCGAAGAACCCCTTAAGAAAAGGGAAAGAAGCGATCATCACCTGGAGGATGGAGCGGACCCTCACGAAAAAGAGAATACTCGAGCTTTACCTCAATACCGCGGAATGGGGAGACGGGATATTCGGCGCAGAAGCAGCCTCCCAGCGCTATTACGGCAAACCCGCCGCCGCCTTAACCGCAGAGGAAGCCTCGAGGCTCGCCGCCTCCCTGCCGAACCCCAGAAAGTTCAAAGCCGACGGCGACTCCCGATACATAGAGAACCGCAGCAGGATCATCTACCGAATAATGGTAAAAAGAGGCATAGTAATCCCGGAATATGAAGAAGTAATTGGCGCGCCCGCGGAAGAAGCAGTTCAGGCGGAGGAGCAGGAAGGGGACACGCTCTAA